The genomic region atgatgattacaaGAATTACCATCACTGGTTTTCTTgtattctattaaaatactaTCAAACAACAGCCTGTAGAATTTTGCACATCAAAATAATCTCATTATTTCTATAGATACATAACAATACCAATATTCAATACCCATTACGTCACAGCCACACATCCGCGACTCCAATTTACCCACGTCACGGATCCGAAGGTTCATTCAAACGGTGTTGTgcataataattcatattttacatatgTACGTTTGTTTCCCCCATAGCTACAGTAACTGTAGGAATATGTATTAGTACTACAGGAACTATCTACTAGgtaaataggtttaaaactacgtaatgttttcttttaaatgaataaatgtaatatatgTAGTTTAAGTCTaatcatactaatattataaatgcgaaagtaactctgtctgtctgtctgtctgttactcaatcacgccttaactaggtactgaaccaatttgcatgaaatttgttatagagatattttggtacccgagaaaggacataggataggttttatcccggaaatcctacgggaacgggtttttctttgaaaacgcgggcgaagccgcgggcggaaagctagtttgtaaataaattgtatttgaaaCGACAGTAAACgtgctaaaaaataataggatttataaaaatgcaGCAAATTTTCAACGCATTcagtttattaattacattgaatcaaaataacatttatagtTACTTTTAAACCTACAATATGACACGTGTTAAAATTAACTCCGTTACGCTATTGCATGCATGATGTAACATgggttataaaatattataacagtaCCTGACGGTCGCGTGCTTGGTGACAAGCTTGTATCCTAATACATGATCCTATCAATACTGGTATATTCTATATTCTTTTGTATACTAACATATTTATTGAGTCCAATTTCACAGCTTTCTGTTATGTTGTGTTTAGGTAAGTGGTTAGAAATGACGAAAAATGCTGTTCGTCATTTTGAATTTGGCTTATAATGTGTATGTTCACGCGTTTACATCAAAAGGTTTCTACAAAATTTTATCACTAAAGCTGCACCatcaaaaaacattaaattttcgataaaatagtaataaaatagacaCGTTAATGTCCGCATGGTCCAGTTAGTACAAACATTTCGTAAACTTAGATACGTTATCAGTATTGTTTTTCTAAGAACTTGCAGCTCGGTGCATGCAGAGGTCGCGAACCTAATAGAAAAATATCGATTGACTTATTTATTGCATTAGTTGTACTgtttagtaatataattacaataataaataaaattcacgttataattaatttattttcgtgGTAACATACGGTtgcttcataataattaataaccatTGAGCGTTTAGCAGCGTTCTGCCAAGTTCTGCCAACTGATTTTTTcgagtaattaaaaatacactaaaataaagtgtatgtaatgtatttaaaatttatttcttttatgaataccttaatatgtataataacttATGTTTCTAAttatatgataattattttacctgCACCTTCACTAAAAAAAGGTTTACAGCCTctgcttattattttatttacttcttACACAATTGATGactaaataatgtttttgtttgaatacgtatttaattacaagtcgttttacaaattaaaatctgTTCTTTGTTTTAAGTATGATTAGATTTCCCTGTTATCTTTTCCAAGAAGTTCCATTtctctattatttaattggcTTTGGTTCTGATTCGGATTTATTAAGTTATCTGTCATAATTAAGAGTTCTTACTGGTTCTTACAGatatttgttacatttttttttctaattaataaataaatcttacccttcttctttttcttaaGTGGCAACTCCCGATCACAGTGAGGACGGAATCAGATCTTTCgaatattagaatataatatatagaatacagtttttaaaatattttctattgacAATATCTTTATAAACACACAATTGTAAactctattattataacatacgTAATtagcacaataattattgcatGTCATTCATGGCCGCAACAATACGCTTGATAAACTTCGACCCGCGGCTTCGTTTGACTTTGGTGTATGAACGTAATTGTCCTGCATCTAAGtgctatttgttttataatcgattggaatttataaattaattaattatttatttattcaaaacaaGTTCCTCAACTCGATACATGCGTGGATTAGGGTGTTTTGCCCTTTATgtggcttgacggaacacagtggggttttggtcggtaggaatctgACATAACCCGCGGCCCTTTCCCCGGAGGctgtgggtatctatgcaagatttccccacttaaaaaagGGTGTTTTGCCCTATTTATTGGAAATATATGATTTAAATTTGTCTGGAACTagaaatagtaataaaatattctagcaataacacatataatatgaataacgAAATCTCcgtgaaaatatattagatatttacaacgaatataaaaatgaacctAATACCTTTCCTCTCATTACAGTccataaacacaaaataaaacattgtctCTGTCCACTTTCACGACCATAGACTAAACGCTGTTTAATCTGTGCTCTAAATAATTCGAAGTAAAAGTTATCATTTCCTGCTTCATTTGTTTTGTTGGAGAAATGGTAACCGTTGTTCATATCCTGATACATGtattttaactaattatttattgattaattcCTTCCTGAATACATAACTTTCACTAGCACGCATCGGATTattgtaacaataatattataagtaaacgACTACATATAGTTtaggttattatattatgtttatataatacagGATTGAATGCATTGATGATTggattaacccattgagccccgagcgcgagcggcccgatcgggccaaGACACAAtacattttctattgtgtctgtgattccgagggctgagttattaataagTACTGCATTGTTATATCACTCTAATGGGCTAGTTTTAAATACCAGGAATCTTCTAgctgttaaaatatgtttaaattatttattccaacATCCAAAAATACATTCACACCCTTGTACACTTGAAGAGAAAATATTTGcgttcttttattttataatctaaGAGCTGTGTTACATTTCCAAATTATCGATAACATATTCATCAAACTATCGATAACTCAGCTTCACTATCCCAGGGCACGGGCCTATTCCGTGGTCAATTTAGATCAATGAGCTGACAGGAAGTAAGCCCGGAAGCACATTGTTTGTTCACAAATAATTGTATCAACTTTACTCACATTTGTACACAATTTAGATATTCTACAGATATGACAGCTTATCAAATATGACAtaatagttaggtacctatgtgtTGTACATAAGTTTGTACATTTAGAAGAATGTAGAATCCTAtccttcctactaatatataaattctTCCTActaatccctactaatattataaatgcgaaagtaactctgtctgtctgtctgttactcaatcacgcctaaactactgaaccaatttgcatgaaatttggtatggagatattttgatacccgagaaaggtcataggctaccttttattgcgaaatatgtaccacgggcgaagccggggcggaccgctagttacatataaatgtgaaagtttgtgaggatgtgtgtgtttactctttcatgcaaatactactgaaccgattacaatgaaattcagcacacatatagagtgtaacttggattaacacataggttttatcccgaaaatcccacgggaacgggaactatgcgggtttttctttgaaaacgcgggcgaagccgcgggcgcaAAACTAGTCTTTTGATATGTTTGTGTTTATTGTACCATCTGACTACTGTGATTGTACTTACGGGATAGGTACGGATTTTGTTCAAGTACCAAACGTGTTTTTAAGGAATGCACACACTATTTTTATCGTGTAGGTACAACCGTACATGTTTATCGTATAAATGCAAATTGAATGCATTTATGCGAACGAAGTCACGATGATCAAAAAGACAAACTAATTGTAATTGCAGACAGATTTTAACACGAAATAGCAGATTCTTTACTACTAATGTATGGTATTTGTTGAATGTTATTATGCTTATTTTCCTTAaacttgtatattattattcgttcctatattttaaataataaaagcggaaagctagtacctacgtactagctttccgcccgcggcttcgcccgctttgtctagaacctaataaattatataccaaaaccttcctcttgaatcactctatatatttacaaaccgcatcaaaatccgttgcttagttttaaagatttaagcatacatagggacatgtCACATGGGGACAGagaaaagcgactttgtttgtAGTGATACGTACCTAGTTGTAACTGTGCTACGCATACACTCCGTTTTATCGTTCTTACcttgtaatttgtaaacatACATATTGCATTAATGATTGCcataataatactataaacGCCAGTAATCATTATTACTGACGGaactgtttatttaatatcttttaatattatcatttattgatACGATCTCTGTTCATGTTTCCGTGGTGACATACAATTCTTAGTAGACGGGAATTACCATATTGGTTTGTGAGACTCATTTGTATaggaaaatgaatttttacaCGTATTGAGTATGAGGTGTTGTGTATCTTGGTTGCCTTGTAACTGCAGTTTAACAGGagtttaacataaaatacttattaattattatgattatttgtATGCCTTCTTAAGTAGTCGGTAAAagtatttatgttaattttcacagaatacatatttatttcaaatattgaatagtttttaaccgacttcaaaaaaggggAGGTTCAAAATTAAgctggtatatttttatcgtaaCAAATATCTATTGAAAGTTAAAGTTTTATGCAGTCACAGCGACAATCAAATGAATTCATTTACATTAGAAAAGTGACTTGATCTATTTAGGCATaacttattttatgttttccaATGTAAATTATATGCAATGTATCTACTAAATCAAAGTAGGTAAATGGACATAACTTAGGGACATAAAAGCATAAATTGATTAGGTTTTTTTCAAAATGTCGTGCGTCATTCTCCGGCCTCGATTTAATAGGAACTGTTCAAACGATTGATATTGCACAAGCAATCgggtttgtttataatattctgaaTCAATTCCCTGTATTTTTAAGTGTAATAATATccttgaaaatattttgaaatgacAGCAATCATACAAAAAAGGTTGTCTATCTagctaattaaataaaagtcgCGCCATTAAAGAACCTCCATTTTAGATTCGTTTCTTATAGAAGGGAGTAGGGACTACCATAAATATTGAACTCTTgcacaatattaaattaggACACGAAATGTTACTTTCACTCAATCAAATGCCAGGAGATTATCATAGAAGAAACAACTATTTAATAAGATAAGATTACGACATGAATGACGTATTGAGTGCACTAATGACGTCACTGTCAAAGTGGCATTTCACGCATATCTCCGCCATGTTCGATTGTTGTGTTATCTATGGTAATTGTGAAAGTGAATACTGATTGCTTTGATTcatgattttcttttttagtTTGCACCAGGCGATCCTGGATTCTTTCCAATACAAAGTTCAAAATTccaattaaaggaaaaataatatggagagtttaatcaaaatattatgccATCTACTCGCACTTGCTttgaaataagtatttaatagtAATGCAATAATACATAGTAAAATCGCTAGCTTTTAAATACTTTCTTGGATTTACCATTACCATACCATTCTAATTTGATACTAAAAAACTATAAGCTGCAATGCAACTGGGAGCTCAACTTATAGTTGTTTTTTCTTTCCTTTTTGTATTACGGGTCAATAAATTAAAGCATCTGCGTACTGCGCCAACTTGGAATTTAAATCATGTCGCATACGACCTTGCCTTGCTTTCAAATCCGCATGTCGTTTATTTAACTGTCGATAAGAGGTTTTACTTTACGAATAAATTCTCCTGTTAGTATCAGatgtacctaatataattacttatatagGAATCTATCTGTATTTTGAGTGAGGATTATAAATTGAGAATGAATGAGGTAGTTGCATACATGCCTTATAGTAAGACCCTTCGTTTTAGTTATGCTTATTACTATTAGGTTTGTCCAGTCTGTGTATTATGCAGGAATCCTAGACGAACTTTCCTTTCTGTTTAGAAGCGCATTTAGCACTGTATTTAacgtttattattgttaacgTATACATTTGAAATCATCTCATACACAGTTCATTTTGTTAATGTGTAGCATAAGATTTTCAATTCTCGATcacttaaatttaaaacttaacatGCATAGTCTTCCAATCCAGCTTTGTTAGTTTCGAACTGATTGCGTGATTTATTCaggaatattaatttatttacaaatactaTCATTTAGCACAATTAGCCCCATTAGTTGTGACCTTCAACATTTCTTcgttattttgatattaagcTCATAATTGCGGAACACCTTGTAAGTCTACCTTTACATCATTATTCTGAGAACATGTCGCAAACCTTCGCGTTTCGATTTATTTCCTCGAACCGGTCTTGTATGAAGTGCATAATCGATTTTTATATTGCAAAAGCGATAAAGGGAAAATATCTTTACAAATATATCTATGTGAAAGCGcaaggtataataattattaccgCAGTAAAAGAATGTATCTCTATTTTTCTTTCGTTGATTCTGGACTAGCCGTAACTGGAATATAGACGGTAACTGGAATTAtcacataggatagattttatcccggaaatgtcacgggaacgggaacaatgcgggtttttctttgaaaagctagtttataatattcgtaaGAAATAAGACAGCACATAAGCCTTAGACATAAGCTCGTTTTCTAATAAGGGCAAGATTTCTTCTTTTCTTTTTCTGTTTTCTGGTATTTTGGTGAAGTCTTACGTTACAACCACCAATCCAaggtataacaaaataaataaaaactggtTTATTTCAGAAACAATCTATCAATAACCACATTATCATCACCAAAACGTCTTTGCAGTTCGCACTTAAATCCTTCTCCCATGACGTGATATCTTCCtgaaaagtattaaatttagcagttaatttatatgcctaggatttgggttttttttgtttattttatttatagcattAAAATGCTCATTACTGATTtgaaattagaaaataataataactgatGTCAAATTACTTGTAAATCAAATATACACAtagacaaatatttattttactggcTAGTTTACCAGATTtagtacataaaaatgtagttttcATAAGGGTGATTTACAATGAATCTAATTTACTCACTATCTTTTATGTGTTTGTCCTCGCAGTTCTGATACTCTAGTTCGCAGTAACTATGAAAGTAGTGATACTTCCATCTGTATGTGTCGTAACCACATAGGGGATTGTGATATACcctgtatttaataaaaatataaattatatgtatacttatgttacttacgtaatattataaaagactagttttccgcccgcggattcgcacgcgttttcaaagaaaacccgtatagtttcagttcccgtgggatttccggcaACCGATCCTttatgttaatccaagttatcctctatatgtgtgctaaatttcattgtaatcggttcagtagtatttgcatgaaagattaacaaacacacacacatcctcacaaactttcgcattaataatattagtaggattaaaagaaaaatagattacctatatattttaatgatgaaAACCCAAAAAAATGtgaggaaaaataaatagtaaaaaaaaatcgcgataataacttaaaaatatacgtaACAATTGTCTAGAACATCTGATATAATCTGCGACGCAGTCAGTATACTTCTTCTTCAGGTTCGGAGGCAGCTCATCATAGTTTATACCCTCGAATGTAAAAACTGGTTCATCGATGTCTTCCAGCTTGAAGTCTGTGAGGTGCGGGAATGGGAGGGGCTTTCTGTTTTTCTGTGCGTTTGTTGATAGAACTATAAGGAATATTCATCAAGCAAtcggtaataaaataatataaagtatatatagaactagctttccgctcgcggcttcgcccgctttgtctaaaagttaaaacttaacgaattataaattataggtaTACTAAAACcatcctcttgaatcactctatctataaaaaccccgcattaaaatccgttgcgtagttttaaagatttaagcatacatagggacagagaaagcgactttgttttatactatgtacttaTGTAGTGAGTGATTGAAGAATAATATTGCCATGGAAATCACTCAAATGACGAATCCAACATAAGAAGAAAGCATTTTCTTCttgattatttgtttattacaaaTGGAAAATTGCGAAATCATTATACACATGATAAAATCTGTGAACGAGATGATTTTTGGAATTCTAAATCAATGACAAAACCCGGTATTTACCTACAGTTTTTCTAAGACCActtgaataaataaacgtttGACTATTTGAGTAAGAAGTTTTTGGAACTGTTATTCTTCATTTCTATACTAAATTCTTGTGCAATAACAGCTATAAGCAAATAAGAGATTTGTCCACACAATATGTATATCTATACACAgaaatttgtatgtatgtattttcaaGCATACTTACAAAGAACGTAAAGAAACAATTGCTTCATCACGTCTAAACATAAACGatactaaatttcaattaaGATAAAGGAGATTGTCATAAGTTCAATCAATTTAATCTTCACGGACTATCTttcatttagttttaatttactttgcTATCGCCCAGACTCAAAAACTAGTCATCCGATAGTTGTTGTAATTcgtgataatttttttttcttattatatcTACCAATTGgctaaacaataaattaattaatcacgTAATCAAAAACAATTGACTTAAACTCGGAAAGTAATTTCATCTTAAAAATTTGTCATCGTCACGAAACTTCACGAAATGGTTACGTTTTGagagatttaataaataagagaATTCGTTCATCACGCCCACACTCTTCCTAGAAACAATCTGAGATTTATCTTTTACCACTATTTATAGTGTGTAGTTGATAACTTCCAGTGTTTCGAGTTTAGAAATACATTTTGATTGTAAGCCCAATTTATGGTACTTATGATCTTTGGTAGAGTTCATAtacctattaaattttttgttatactATCTAAAGTTTTGCACTTAAATGATCTAATTTAcctataaaatctatacttatattataaagctgaagagtttgtttgtttgaacgcactaatctcgggaactactggtccgatttgaaaaattctttagatgtttgatagcccatttatcgaggaaggttataggctatatttcatcacgctacgggcaataggagtggagccacgggggtgaaaccgcgcggagcagctagtaacctataaaaattgtacgtaAGTAGTTAcaattaaacacaaaaaaagaaaatgattattatttttatggcaGCACCGCTCAACTTTCACATTCAGTATAGGCAAAGGACAACGATCCACACAGCCAAACAGTTGAATCGCATTAGACAGATGATGTGCTCAAAACAAATGTTGCACTCTGTTCTCGCTCCAATAATCCAGATAAAAGAGCCGAAGCGTTTACGTGCGATTTGCAAAGAATGCTACAGACGAAACATGTGTTGTCCATTTGCTTTCAAACAGGTCAAGAAGAACCGCTTGCCCAC from Colias croceus chromosome 3, ilColCroc2.1 harbors:
- the LOC123706365 gene encoding uncharacterized protein LOC123706365 encodes the protein MKQLFLYVLFLSTNAQKNRKPLPFPHLTDFKLEDIDEPVFTFEGINYDELPPNLKKKYTDCVADYIRCSRQLVYHNPLCGYDTYRWKYHYFHSYCELEYQNCEDKHIKDRRYHVMGEGFKCELQRRFGDDNVVIDRLFLK